The Populus alba chromosome 6, ASM523922v2, whole genome shotgun sequence genomic interval ACAATTCATTGAATGAATAAGAAGAATTCAGTTCACACTTCAACATTCaataaagtgtgtgtgtgtgtgtgtgtgtttaatgATAATACATCTTGTTGGCTCTATTGCTCAATATATTGAGCTTTATTTCTCCAACTATGATATTGGATTTAGTCTTAGGTGGTGGATTTATTGTAACTCAAGAATAATTTAACTTTTGAAACTAAATTCGTATACCCAAGAAGCACTTTTGAATAGTTAGCTCTAAAATACATTGAAACACTTTGTATCCACACCTAAAAAAAGCCATGCCACCACCCTTGGCTTGAACGCATCCAGTACACCGGACCTCCCACGACTCCATGATTTTTCTATGAATAGGATTTTCCGATCACCTTCAAATTAAACTTGctgaaatcattgaaaaattacTAACACATAATCATATTCTTATAACTTTGAGCTTACTTTTTGGTTATTGTCCTTTCCATGTTGATTGCACTTACTTTACCTGAAAGAGTTAGATTATTTCCTTATAAAAGACTTGAAGTTTTATATAACATTGTAATCTACTCTTGCTAATGGTTGTAGGTTTCATTCCTTGTGAGTGAAAGTGTAAGTCACAATAGTTTACTTGAGCATTCGATTATGTTCTTTTGTGTGAGCTTGTGTGTTTGAAGTTTTGGTTTTAATCCTATGAAAAATATCATATGGGTTTGGACTTCGAGcccgtgaaaaaaaataaaatgccagCTACTAACTagctcattttttaattataaaacaacaaaagtaaattaattttaaaaaataaaaataaaaatatttttactgttaggaataaaattattaagttaaCAATGCATATACCCTTTCTGCTTATAATTCTTAACTAGTCCAAGTTGGATCATACTCTCTAAGAAAATTTCATCTTGAGCTAGCTCGCTGTAAAGAATGGCAGAACGTtgattaaaaattcatattgggATTTGATGGCAAGGATATTTATCATAGggattaaaataactttattttaatgtgtttcttctattttattaGAATCTTAAAAGTaagaaattctaaaatatatatgattttgataCGTATTAACTTAAAAGAACAAcaattcttacaaaaaaaacatgttttttgtaaccaaaaaagaaagaaagaaacacattaaaaaaaaaaaaaaaaggagttttgATTAGAGACATTGTTCACTCTTTATTTCAAATCAGTacaatttttctaatttctattttagttttctttattttttatccaataaactTTATTGCCATTATAGAAAagatatgtttttcaaattaaaaaaaagtaaaattttaactaaaaatatatttttcccaAGAATTCAAATAACTATCTTTATCATGAATAAATATTTACTCTTgcgtttattttttgtttttacaaaaaaaaaaaaaaacccaactgtTTTAGCCTTTAATTAGATTAACCATTCGatttattaattcaaatatttttaattcgttaaaaaaaaacacaaacaccatcatttcaattttcaatttaagaattttattgcTATCAAAACACAAGTCCACAGATTCatagcttcttgtttttttttttttttaacattacaaCTTAGTTTGGAATGTTACCGTTATAACTAGTTTGTATCTAATGTATCAAACTATTTCCCCATCTTTGTATCCCAAGAGCAATCTTGGTTTAAACCATTTAATAGGTGATCTATTTGTAAAGTCTTGGAAACaaaaaatttgctttttatgtgattttagaTTCGAGTCATATGATTGTTAGTATTAATAGCCATTGAAAGTTTACctgatcgttaattttaggacCTATAATAATTAGCAGAGATATTTATAAACTGGCTCGAACACTctcacataaataataaaaaaaaaaatttgatttaccGATGAGATTATTCCACCCATACACAAACTTCATGGAACAAGCTAGCTAGCTGGAACGAAACTTGGCATATCCCACTTATAATAGTTTTGTTACTATATAACGTAATATTTGTGattgtaataatgattattttaaaaaatatttttttattttaaaatatattagaataatttatttttatttattttattttattttagatattagtataatattaaaacaatagaaaattataaaaaaaaataatttaaaataaagaagtaGAAAAAATCCAGtaactcttatatatatatattgcaagtGCAATCTTGATTAATAAACAACCATCAAAGCAAATTGTACTTGGAAATTCATTGTTTCACTGTTACACCATGTCTTTTACATCCCTGTAAATGATTCTAAACGCTAAACAAACAAGGAAGAAGAAGCTTAAATCAATGAGACAAGCACTGATAGCAAGCCCCAAAGAGGGTTCTAAAACTGCATATGTGCCTGTGAGGAATGCGATGATCATTGTCCCCATGCCAATCATGGTTAACAATGTGGCcaacataaataatttcaaagagGTAACCTCATACATCTCTTTATTCTTATCCAATTTAAAACCTTGAATCATCGCCAtcaaaaaatggataaaaacaacaaaaatagaaagcACCATTGACATTGCATCTGATATGATAAATACTATAAAAGCAGCTTTTTTAGTTAGAATTGCAGTGCCTCGGTCACTTTTGTAACCACCAGGTAGAGTAAATGCTGCTGCAAATGTTACTGTTGCTATCAACGCTGCTACAACTAGATGAGACTCTCTTGCTTTACTCAaagcttcctcttcctctttgtCTTCCTCCTCATTCTGTCCTCTCACACGAATAGTAAGGTTGCCAAACGGTCCCCTGGCAACATCTTCAACGGATTCAAAGATCTCTTTCTGCAAAATATTTTGGGTGAAATATGTAGATAATTTGGCTAATGCCATTTTTCAACCAATTTAGTCTTTGTTACCTGCTAATTATCTATAAGATATAATTTTACATTAGCCAAATTATCCCCAAAAAGAAGATTACGATGTGGCCTTTTAGTACAATTTTATATACTAATAATAGTTTCGATTACTCACGATCCCTTGTTTTGCACAAAATAATCAACTTTATATCACTCAAACTAAAAACTACTCATttcattcaataattaatttcccAGTATATGTATGAATTACGTACGGAGCCTCTGCATCGATTTTCTTCTGCAAAAGGGTTTTAATGGATCGTCATATATATAAGATACATGAATTATCACGACAGTTGAGTCATAGAGAGAGGATTACCTTCAACTCAGCAAAATTTATGAAGAGCAAGTCGTCGACCCGTAGCTTTCGCTTATTAAGACCAAATATATCGCTGTCAAATTCATCTCTATGTTCATCTAAAACACGTCTCCATTGCTTCTGCTTGTGCGCTAAAGCAGCAATTAGATGGAAGGGCGTGTTTCCTTTGTCATCCTTCTCGGTTTTAAGTCTTGCAAGCTCAGGAATCTGCAGACATTCCTCCAATACATTCCTTGTTTGACTGGCAACAGCATAGTGAAGAGCATTCCAACCTTTGTCATCAACTAGCTCACAGCTTGCTGGACAACGAGAAACAATCTCTTTCACGGCGTTTACATTGCCGTGAATGGCAGCAATGTGAAGAGCTGTTCTCTTCCTCTTTGTGTCAGCAATGTAGGCTGCCGACGGATAACAGTCCAGTATTTTTCTGGCTGTCCCTGAAGCCAACAAAACAAGGAATATAGATTGGTTAATTGTTTGATTTGAGAAGATGATAGGGCTCATCACATGCAATAATTAAATTCCATTTCTAAGTTTGTAGAATGCATTCATCTCAAGTTTTTTCCTTCATGACCAACAGAGATTTCATATGGTCTATGTGAATTACTTACACACACAAAGAATTTTATTGCTTTAAAATACAGAAAGCtgatttatttggattttaaaatagGCACAGttaattttagcttttgttttagCACGTGGATACATAAAATCAAATACATTTAGCTTTTGAATAATAgtttgcacaattatatacaagCAATTAATTTATTCTCCAGACTTGAGCACAAAATCCTACCATGATGTCCCCCCGAGCTTGCCGCATGTAAAGCAGTTCCACCATTAGGGCCGCCATAGTCCACTGAAATGCAATTTCCTAAGATCTCATCGATCTCTTTTCCTCCTCTTAAAACAGCAATATAGAGTGGTGGTTCTCCATGAACATTGGCGGAATATGAAAACTCAGGGTCCTCCGCTGTCAATATTTCCACCACTTGGCTCCCCCTACTTCGAGCTGCCTCGTGCAACGCTGTATCTCGCTCTACATTGGTCATCCTCAACATTCTTTTTGCTTCTGTTACTCCGCTCTCTGGATCTGCAGGTAGAGCTTTTGCACGGTCAATGAGGACTTTCACCACATTGGAATGGCCATATCTTGCTGCCAAATGGAGTAGGGTTTCTCCTTTCTTATTGGCTTGGAATACCAGTGGCGGACACATTTCAAgaattttatcaacaaaatcagTGGATTCCGGCTCCCTCGTCTGGTTTCTTAAGTAGACATGAAGTATTGTGTTCTCGTCTGGAGTCAATAACTGATCGAGGCAagtttcacaattcttaaaggGATCGATATTGCCTTCTGCTGCAGCTTTGTACAAGATATGATCAATATAGGTGATTCTATTCATTTTCTCAGTAGTTTAGAGGAACTCACTGAATAAAATGTAAGCTAATGAAGAACAGGAGAAACAACTGTGGCACAATGGTAAGAGGTTCCACTCCTCAACTGATTACAAGCTGCTGATTTCTTTGGTTTGCTGCATATATATTTAAGcagggttgttttttaaattgttgttttttagaaatttattaaatattattatttttattttttaaaagttattttttaatattagcatgataaaactatttaaaaaaaattaaaaattaatttaaaattaaaaaaataaaaattttaccttttcttttaaattgctggagaaaaagaaaaggatatataaaaaaggctATATATCATTGAGCCCGTTTGTGCTTTCATGTTTTGAGTAGAAACACGAATCATGGTGTTTGGTTGCAAAAGAAAGCTAAGTTTTTATTAGTGGAGCCTACTAAAAACATCttttattagctttttttttttttttacctgtgaTTCACGTGATTCGCTgctatatccttctaatttaaaatatttttctgtattattattattattattattattattattatttaaagttaTTGACTTAATTATTAGATAGCTCTAAAAAATCAccaaacaaaaacttttttataaataccAGGAGCTCCATCCATctctaaaaaagaataaatcaaatttttaaaactaagaaattaattaattattcaagatataaatatttttcttggattttttagtATCTTATCAAGTATGTTTAAGAGTATGTTTAGTAGTGTtgtagcggttacttttcaaataactttttgtgctgaaatgtatgtcaatgatgtttttttatttttttaaaattatttttgactttagcacatcaaaacgatccaaaatatataaatcatattaaattttagcaaaaaaataaataaattttacgaGAATATAGTTTCAACTGCATTCCCAAACACTTTCTAAAAGCATATGcaataaacaaaaatagtgaTGAAAACCCTTTGTTTGAAGGGTAACTTACTCTTGCTTTATGTCCTACCTTTTCTTTGGGTCATGTTTTGTGATTATTTGGTCATCACAACTGATGTGGCACATCATTTAATGACTCAATTAGATAAAAAGTAGTCTCTTGCATTCTACACGTAGAAActctttgtttatatatttattttcacacaATCCGCACTCCTCCTATATTAActaacttaaaaatcaaaagagttTTCGATTTAAACAAGGGTTTTAATTCTTTTGCAAAAAAGCTCATGAACCTGCGAAGCTCAACCACACCATCAACCCATGATAGACATGGAAAATCCAATTTTTATCTAATtgtttttcacaatttcattacatatgCTGGTAGTGTTAAGCCAATGGTGTGGAAGCAATATGCCtgtaatacaaataaaaataatatttataatacaaaaaataatatttatcatattaataataatattaaacttgtcttCCTCaagtttttatagtaataatttttttaacgataataattgttattatatttttttcatttttttctctgtaGGGTCTACAAACCCAGCCGCACGAGTCTGCAACCCTTGAGGGTGTCTGCAAACCCAGGCGTGCGAGTCTTCGCCTAGCGCGCAGTTTTGCAGACCCAAATGAGTGGTTTGGAGATCCAGCACGTGGTTCTACAGACCCGCTCGCTTGGATTTGCAGTCACACGCACAGGTCTGGTCCTAGTGGCAACTATCAGCAACCTAGGGCCTACAACCCCTCCATGGCCCACCAAAATCAACACTAACCGTTTCCTCTCTAAAATCCCTTCAATAGCAGGTGCATCTCTATGAAAAAGACAACTTCACCTTTCCCTTATAGTCTTTGCAATTCTTTGTGGCAAGGACAACTTTATCATTACACTGCTTTAATCTACAGTGCTTTATGTATGGGTAAACAGTAACAGGGACACTAAGTCTTTTTAGTATATTATCAAGTTTTTTAtggtaataatttaaaaaaaaaaattcttaacgataacaacaacaataattgttatcatatttttgttctttttttctctgcatACCCTGCCGCCCGGGTCTCCAACTCCTAGGGGTGTCTGCAAACCCCAGGCGAGTGCCAAAAGAGACCCATGTGTGCGGGTCTGCAAACATGAGTGCGTAGTTTTGCGAACCCAAGTAAGCGGGTTTGCATATCCAGTGTTCGTGTCTGCAGACCCTAGACGCACGGTTTTGCAGACCCGCTTGCCTGGGTTTATAGCCAGGCGTGCAGGTCTAGCCCTAGTGCCTATGGGATAATAGCCCAGCATTAGGTGTCACCTAGACCTGCAACCCCATCCTACCACATTAAAATCAACATTAATTGTTTTACTATCCTTTCAATACTAAATACAtctcagcaaaaaaaaaaccctatctTTTACTTGCAGTCTTTGTATAATTCTCGCGATCTGAATGCAAAGACATTTACCAAAAGAAAGAGGGCTCTCTTCtacctttcctttctttcacaTCTTGATCATTGGGGCTTTATAGCTGTCGATGGCCACTTCTTCTATCGTACCATTGCTTTTTTAGTGGTCTTGTCTTGGACAAAAGATGTCATGGTCATGCACATGATCAGTCGTCAAGTTTGGTCTTTGATATGTGACTCAAGTTTggcacttcttcttcttcttcttcttttttaatttttttaattaattattcatttttatcattattatttgattcatttttatttccttcatataattttaacatgatAGTTGGGTTTGATTTACATGTTGTTGTGTTGtattcatgatataaaaaaaaaatatcatgaaaattttattttaattttctcatttcaagtttaacacaaacaaaaaaaacttttgtttctttttcattgtttatGAAGTattgaaaattacagtttattcccaatgtttttttttttttttttagttttttgtccCTCTATATATTTTCTAGGGTTTAATGTTAGAGTCTTAAAcctcatttatttgttttatattttaattattgtaatttgACAGGAAagagaaagttaaaaaaaaaagaataaattaatataaaatatttgatcgttcatattttgaaagttaaaattaaaaaaaaaattgattttattatcaaCATAGTACGGACGTCATATGGTTGTATAGCGTCTATTTATAACtgctattaatataattgttaataataGTAACGGTTGCTTACAACcattatttctatttctattaatggttgtaaaataaaataatattttataataatggataaattaaagtattttgttttttcaaatactctttttatcctttgtgttatatttaaaaaaaattaccacaattaaaaaacaaaaaaaaactcttgaatTAGACCGTGCAAAGATTTATTGGTCCCATGAATATTTCTGATCGGTTAATTTTACTAGTGATTTAGCATTTGCTTGGCCTTTAGCAAATGATTTCAGggctgatttgattttttatcttgtcTACCTTTATCACAACCTCACACGGTGGAAAGTATGAATGCACTTAGCCACAAAAATAAGAGCAAGGACAGAACACAAGTCTcgtcctcttcttttttcctttcccaGGTTTCGGTGCTGTCCCGTCCCCTCTGCTCTCTTGTCCACGGAGCCCAAGTTCAACGTGTTTCGCATAGCGAGAATGcgtgtttagaaatataattgtaattattttttaaaatattttttatttaaaaaatatatcaataatatatatatatttttaaaaaatttatttttaagaccatcacatcaaaataatttaaaaacatataaaaatatactaatttaaaacaaaaaaaaaattaaatttttttaaaaatacttttgaaacgcAGTACCAAACACACCCAAAGCCTAGTCATACGCAAAAGAGAAGGTTTGGGATagaatttgagtttttatttttaaattaatatttttcatatttttttataattataattttcatatttttatattgtttttagagtttaaatcggattttacttaaaattaaattaattaaagagttaatcgtttcacttttttaaagaattatttaaactaAGAATCAAATATTCTTGATAGCTTctgctttaaataaaaatgctttGTCAACCCACTATATTAACACAATTGATAGAAATtgattgtaatatatatatatatatatatatatatatattttctttttttttttttctttttttttttgtttcaaccaaGAGAAAAATCGTTAAACTATGGAGACTTGGGATATGTGAAggaatttttgtaatatttattaagTATAAAGgggattttttatcaaaatctttaaaCATTTAGATAATTCATCTAATATTACAATACTTAAATGGAAGGTATTGCAATTTAtgctatttttatatcattactaacgttaatttttttatatatattttaaaaccatttgaaAGGAAAGattggatggaattagaaatcgcatgaagataaaaaagagaagtGAACTTCGTTTTGGACCTTATAGACCTATAAAGCCCACGTTCCGGCCATTTTGTTGCAAGGCCCATTATGCCTAGAAATTATTCCCATGATGTAAGAAAACGGTGTTCATGTTAAAAATCTTCACGGTCTTTTGAACAAATGTCTTtttcaaaagtaaaataaactaaGTAACTTTCTCATCATTTGatccatcaatttattttttcaatctataCGAaaattatgcttaattttttcatgaagaataaaaaacaattctaataaTTGAATACACAAATATTTATCCCTCTGGAAACTCAGAGAGTGTATCATTATATGAAGGGAGAGacttattttcattgaaaatgaTTATTGTCTACATTAATAAGACACAgaaaatcataatatataataactTAGCACTTATTAACtaatttgcattttaaaaatttgaatataaGAACTATACTTTGaagaattattttatgatatatactcaaaatgtaATACGTCTAGAATTCTTGATGAAGAACATACCTATTTCCTAGAGGAAATAATAATGTCAGTAGAGAGAATTTATTAATAAAGTATTGGTCTAACGATTAagatattgttatatttttataaagataaaaatataaattcaatctTCTAGAAACGTACTTATTGAGAAGAGTAACCACAAACTCCAAACGGGACTAGTCTCACCCTTTAAACAAATGTTAAAATACCcgggtaaaaaaacaaaaatagagagAATATTAAATTGGAGAACAAAAGGAGagtaaatatttatatctttgaaaacattttaaagtGTCTTTCTACTACGCATAATTATGATCCTAATGCCaaaatcgtttttttttatgaattagttttgatttttttttttcatattaggtttttttttaataattaacaagTTGACAagacaatttagttttttttaataaaataaatattattaaaaaaaattattgtcatgTACAGCTTCAcccccacacaaaaaaaaaaaaaaaaaaccagagcaaCAATGAAAGCGTTATGCTATCCTATTTCAATTGATGTCGTGCAAGAAAAAAACTCACTAATTAGCTAATTAATTTtgcatttataataaaatatttaatacgGACTTGAACAACACTTTTTCATCAAAAATactaaacttcatttttcatacAATTAAAAGGACCAAAAAAGATTGAGGATGAGACAACCATAGTAcgcaaaattatcaaaatgaagaaaaataccTTCGAGGGACAAATCAAGGATATAAACTCCAACCAAAGCTCCACTCAttaatgaagatcaaatatttaatataaattaaaataataaacattgtGGATTGATTAATTAATGCGATTAagctttatatgttttttaaaattatttatgttaagtTGCTTGAAATGTTTAAATATCTACcatataaatgtttaaatatctaattgagaattattaaaaaataatgaaacaatcattttaataaGTTAGAAATACAGGTTTTGTTACCTGTAAAAATCCCAGTAATTAaaggttaaaagaaaaaaaaaagaaatatgtaaTAGCcacctaattttttaaaaaaactaaaaattttaaaatattcattgtTTCTTAAATTCAATTAAGGAATTAGTTatgagaaaacataaaaatcaccctttttaaaatctttttaaataaaaaattaccttaactatgtgtttttttctaaatttattcttatgtatattgtttaaattattttttgaacctatttactagttatttattattaataaatgtttGCCAAGTTTGTGTCATACTTTAAATCAGGAGTCTTGGAACTCAatgaatttttgtttatatatatttttaattcttttaattaaaatcatcaCGTTGTGCCTATGTCAGTTTCCATAACTAGGAAACTCGTTAACCTAGCCATTGAAAACCAAGATTAATCCAATAATGATATTAGCTTGTCAAAAACttgtaattcattttttaacacATTTTGATGAAGTTAAAAATGTTGTTCAACACTAGAAGATACATCGACCTAATTATTGAAGcccaaactttaattaaaataataataataatgttaaatttgatgaaaactcatcaatatatttttattctttaatttaaaaataaatatttacatgcACATATATAAGTAAAAAGGATTACAACAAAGTtttacaaaatgaaatgaacaccattaataaaataaaataaaaaataatgcatgaataaaaagtatgcaattttcaaaaataaatttctaatcaCACATGCATAACAcagttttataaaatgaatttaacacTATTATAAAGCaagtagaaataaaataaaaaaagatgctcgagtaaaaagttttttaaaataatttttgcacacacacatgcatactTAAAAATATGACAGCatagttttataaaatcaatctaATGCTATTGCAAAgccaataaaactaaaataaaatcaaaataaatgcatgattgaaaagttgttgaatttcaaaaattatttttttttcacacacaTATGTACCTGAAATGTGATAATAcaattttatgaaatgaatCTAACACTAATTaaaagacattaaaaataaaataaaataaatgcatatGTGAAAAGTTGCCGATTTTCAGAAAAGAATTTTTACACACACGTGTACTTAAAAAGGCACCAACACAGTTTCATAAAATGAATCTAATACTATTGCAAATCCAGTAAAAAAGGAGAAGCATGTATAGTAACTATCATGCAAAAACCCagggtaattaaaaagaaaaaaaagagataaaagagCTAGGGTCTTACCTCGGAGCTGGTTTAAGACAAGGGAGAAGCTACTATGGTAGCTACTGGTGGCAGAGATGGTGGCTGAGCCGTGGGTTGGTTCGGTTTTGATTAGTTTTCCTTCTCTgtgttttctctctttctcttcaattttttctctcttttctttttttctccattaTGCTACTTCTTAACTCAAATAACTCTTACTATTAGCTCAAGACTCTCTTatttcttccttctttctttctgtattttttctctctagctgggatctttttatttattgctttGCCTCTTTATTTATTGGCAATGATGATGGTTTTGATACCCTTCTTGGTACTG includes:
- the LOC118037635 gene encoding protein ACCELERATED CELL DEATH 6, translating into MNRITYIDHILYKAAAEGNIDPFKNCETCLDQLLTPDENTILHVYLRNQTREPESTDFVDKILEMCPPLVFQANKKGETLLHLAARYGHSNVVKVLIDRAKALPADPESGVTEAKRMLRMTNVERDTALHEAARSRGSQVVEILTAEDPEFSYSANVHGEPPLYIAVLRGGKEIDEILGNCISVDYGGPNGGTALHAASSGGHHGTARKILDCYPSAAYIADTKRKRTALHIAAIHGNVNAVKEIVSRCPASCELVDDKGWNALHYAVASQTRNVLEECLQIPELARLKTEKDDKGNTPFHLIAALAHKQKQWRRVLDEHRDEFDSDIFGLNKRKLRVDDLLFINFAELKKEIFESVEDVARGPFGNLTIRVRGQNEEEDKEEEEALSKARESHLVVAALIATVTFAAAFTLPGGYKSDRGTAILTKKAAFIVFIISDAMSMVLSIFVVFIHFLMAMIQGFKLDKNKEMYEVTSLKLFMLATLLTMIGMGTMIIAFLTGTYAVLEPSLGLAISACLIDLSFFFLVCLAFRIIYRDVKDMV